The following coding sequences are from one Candidatus Acidiferrales bacterium window:
- the proS gene encoding proline--tRNA ligase yields MAADRKLPTRAEDFAEWYNQVVLRAEMADYAPVRGCMIVRPYGWALWENITAGLDRRFKASGHMNAAFPLLIPRSFIDKEQHHVAGFSPELAVVTVGGGEELEEPLVIRPTSETIIGHAYAKWIQSYRDLPVLINQWNSVVRWELRTKLFLRTLEFFWQEGHTAHATLEEAEAETRQMLDIYSDFAVRDAAIPVIPGRKSDSEKFAGADITYSIEAMMGDGKALQSGTSHNLGQNFAKAFEIKYLDKNGVHQFCWTTSWGLSTRFVGAIVMVHGDDQGLILPPRLAPYQVVIVPIFKSDDEKNVVLEAARKVRAELIAVGIRVKMDERDGMSPGFKFNDWEMRGVPLRIELGPKDVAAGNVVLARRDRPGREGKTSVSQQGIAPTVAKMLDEIQQSLFDRALAFRKANTVEPKDYNEFKSAVEKGFALSHWCGSADCEAKIKEETKATMRCIPLEQTAGSGKCVYCGQSAAEQAIFAKAY; encoded by the coding sequence ATGGCGGCAGATCGCAAACTCCCAACTCGCGCTGAGGATTTCGCCGAATGGTATAACCAGGTCGTTCTTCGCGCGGAGATGGCCGATTACGCGCCTGTGCGCGGCTGCATGATTGTTCGTCCCTATGGTTGGGCGCTTTGGGAGAACATCACTGCCGGCTTGGATCGCCGCTTCAAAGCCAGCGGCCACATGAACGCCGCCTTTCCGCTGCTGATTCCGCGCAGTTTCATCGACAAGGAGCAGCACCATGTTGCCGGCTTCTCGCCGGAGCTTGCTGTGGTCACCGTTGGCGGCGGAGAAGAGCTCGAAGAGCCTCTCGTGATTCGCCCGACCTCCGAAACCATCATCGGCCACGCCTACGCGAAATGGATTCAGTCCTATCGCGACCTGCCCGTGCTCATCAATCAGTGGAACAGCGTCGTCCGCTGGGAGCTACGCACGAAGCTTTTCCTCCGCACTCTCGAATTTTTCTGGCAGGAGGGCCACACGGCTCATGCGACACTCGAAGAAGCCGAAGCCGAAACGCGCCAGATGCTCGACATTTACAGCGATTTTGCCGTTCGCGATGCCGCCATTCCCGTAATTCCGGGCCGCAAATCGGACTCCGAAAAATTCGCCGGCGCCGATATCACCTATTCGATCGAAGCCATGATGGGTGACGGCAAAGCGCTGCAATCCGGCACGTCTCACAATCTCGGCCAGAATTTCGCCAAGGCATTCGAGATCAAGTATCTCGACAAAAATGGCGTGCACCAATTCTGCTGGACCACTTCCTGGGGCCTTTCGACGCGTTTCGTCGGCGCCATCGTCATGGTTCATGGTGATGACCAGGGGTTGATTCTGCCTCCGCGCCTGGCTCCGTATCAGGTCGTCATCGTTCCCATCTTTAAATCGGACGATGAGAAAAACGTTGTTCTCGAAGCCGCTCGCAAAGTTCGCGCGGAACTCATCGCTGTCGGCATTCGCGTCAAGATGGACGAGCGCGACGGCATGAGCCCCGGCTTCAAGTTCAACGACTGGGAGATGCGCGGCGTGCCTCTCCGCATCGAGCTTGGTCCCAAGGACGTCGCCGCGGGCAACGTCGTTCTCGCTCGCCGCGACCGCCCTGGCCGCGAAGGCAAAACCTCTGTCTCGCAGCAGGGAATCGCGCCCACCGTGGCGAAGATGCTCGATGAAATTCAGCAATCGCTCTTCGATCGCGCCCTCGCTTTCCGCAAGGCCAATACGGTTGAGCCAAAGGATTACAACGAGTTCAAATCCGCGGTCGAAAAGGGTTTTGCGCTTTCCCACTGGTGCGGCAGCGCGGATTGCGAAGCCAAAATCAAAGAAGAGACCAAGGCCACCATGCGTTGCATTCCTCTCGAACAGACCGCTGGCTCGGGGAAGTGTGTCTATTGCGGCCAGTCAGCCGCCGAA
- a CDS encoding DUF4870 domain-containing protein: MPIADSGLSENVAGLLCYALGWVTGLIFLLIDKRPFVRFHAAQSLVTFGILNILSTAVSIFFGSRIFWGPSFRWDDFGAWGGVHSLIGLLTFILWIVCMIKAYQRELFRLPIAAEIVDEFIGK, encoded by the coding sequence ATGCCAATCGCTGACTCCGGCCTCTCCGAAAATGTGGCGGGCTTGCTCTGTTACGCCTTGGGATGGGTCACCGGCCTGATTTTTCTCCTGATCGACAAGCGGCCGTTCGTGCGCTTCCATGCAGCGCAATCTTTAGTGACTTTCGGCATCCTGAACATCCTCAGCACTGCCGTGAGCATTTTCTTCGGCTCGCGCATTTTCTGGGGCCCATCTTTTCGATGGGACGACTTTGGTGCCTGGGGAGGCGTTCACAGCCTGATTGGTCTCCTCACATTCATTCTCTGGATCGTGTGCATGATTAAGGCATACCAGCGCGAACTTTTCCGCCTTCCCATCGCCGCCGAAATCGTCGACGAATTCATCGGCAAGTGA